One window of the Betta splendens chromosome 21, fBetSpl5.4, whole genome shotgun sequence genome contains the following:
- the tmprss3a gene encoding transmembrane protease serine 3, translating into MDNDFVEINPVPAAVDTSVPLSEFMEEATEPPDPFKLEVVSVTEEDLPPVDTPNTLNVSPLGSFAAEPQSDNNFAECEKPQHRAARSPTLPVTKVQPFISEEETEKSWKRVLLAHPVLLLITCCVILVVTLALCIGLGVALRCTGKFQCGLSSQCISFSAQCDGVVQCHNGEDELGCVRLSGRSSVLQIQKEGVWSTVCSEDWNNWLGVSACKQLGYLWYVESYFVLLTSIEENLQHNLVSINPSQSQIIKLQNATTFSKTLCSSGMVTTLKCLECGSRPLYSSRIVGGSISIPGQFPWQVSLHYNKKHVCGGSIITSKWILTAAHCVYGFIDPPKWSVLVGLTEQPAHAAQDLAVQNIIYHPRYHHKGLDYDVALIKLNTSLVFNGYVQPICLPNHKEEFVEGTMCWISGWGATKDGGESSVSLRSAMVTLISAKTCNRPKVYNGLISSQMICAGYLEGGIDSCQGDSGGPLACEASSIWKLVGATSWGDGCALRNKPGVYTSITESLSWIRQQMEKWS; encoded by the exons ATGGACAATGACTTTGTGGAAATCA ATCCCGTCCCTGCTGCTGTTGACACATCAGTCCCTTTATCA GAATTCATGGAAGAGGCAACGGAGCCACCAGACCCCTTCAAGTTAGAGGTGGTCTCTGTGACAGAGGAAGACCTCCCCCCTGTCGACACCCCGAACACCCTGAACGTCAGCCCCCTGGGAAGCTTTGCTGCCGAACCCCAGTCAGACAACAATTTTGCGGAATGTGAAAAACCCCAACATAGAGCTGCACGCAGCCCGACTTTGCCGGTCACCAAGGTGCAGCCGTTTATCAGTG aggaggagacggagaagagCTGGAAGCGTGTACTGCTGGCCCATCCAGTGTTGCTGCTGATCACATGCTGCGTCATCCTGGTGGTGACCCTCGCTCTCTGCATCGGCCTTGGAG TGGCTCTGAGATGTACGGGGAAGTTTCAGTGTGGTTTGTCATCGCAGTGCATCAGCTTCTCCGCTCAGTGTGATGGAGTAGTGCAGTGTCACAATGGAGAGGACGAGTTGGGCTGCG tgcgtCTGAGTGGGAGGAGCTCAGTGCTGCAGATCCAGAAAGAGGGAGTATGGAGCACAGTCTGCTCAGAGGACTGGAACAATTGGCTGGGGGTCTCTGCCTGCAAACAGCTGGGATACTTATG gtATGTGGAGTCCTATTTTGTCTTGCTAACCTCCATTGAGGAGAACCTACAGCACAACCTAGTGTCAATCAACCCAAGCCAGTCACAGATCATTAAGCTCCAGAATGCTACAACCTTCAG TAAGACTCTCTGCAGCTCCGGGATGGTGACAACACTGAAATGTCTTG AGTGTGGCTCCAGGCCTCTTTACAGTAGCCGTATTGTTGGAGGAAGCATTTCAATACCGGGTCAGTTCCCCTGGCAAGTCAGCCTCCACTATAACAAAAAACATGTGTGCGGAGGCTCCATCATAACATCAAAATGGATCCTCACTGCAGCACATTGTGTGTATGG GTTTATAGACCCCCCCAAGTGGTCTGTTCTTGTGGGGCTGACAGAGCAACCAGCCCATGCGGCCCAGGACCTGGCTGTGCAGAACATCATATACCACCCTCGCTACCATCATAAAGGACTGGATTACGACGTTGCGCTGATTAAGCTCAACACTTCGCTTGTTTTCAACG GCTATGTGCAGCCCATCTGCCTGCCCAACCATAAGGAGGAGTTTGTGGAGGGGACTATGTGCTGGATCTCTGGCTGGGGAGCAACTAAGGATGGTG gtgAGTCCAGTGTGTCACTGCGCTCAGCCATGGTCACACTCATCTCTGCTAAGACCTGCAACAGGCCAAAGGTTTACAACGGCCTAATATCCTCCCAGATGATCTGTGCCGGATACCTGGAAGGTGGAATCGACTCCTGTCAG GGAGACAGCGGAGGTCCGCTGGCGTGTGAGGCCTCATCTATATGGAAACTGGTTGGAgcaaccagctggggagatggCTGTGCTTTGAGGAACAAGCCGGGTGTTTATACCTCCATCACAGAGTCACTGAGCTGGATCCGCCAACAGATGGAG AAATGGAGCTAA